A single genomic interval of Mucilaginibacter boryungensis harbors:
- a CDS encoding RidA family protein, protein MNKQKIVHPDRQSGFDTGAYSDGVLVDGFLFVSGQAAVDFKTSKFVLGTIEEETTRTLDNIKAIIGAAGASMDDIVKCTAHLADINDFDRYNKVYSTYFTGIKPARTTVQSVLAENLKVEIDCIVKIPA, encoded by the coding sequence ATGAATAAACAAAAAATTGTTCACCCCGATCGTCAGTCGGGTTTTGATACCGGCGCATATTCTGACGGTGTGTTAGTTGATGGTTTTCTTTTTGTTAGTGGCCAGGCAGCGGTAGATTTTAAGACCTCGAAATTTGTGTTAGGAACGATAGAAGAAGAAACCACCCGCACTTTAGATAATATAAAAGCAATCATCGGGGCGGCTGGCGCCAGTATGGACGACATAGTGAAATGTACCGCCCATTTAGCCGATATTAACGACTTTGACCGCTACAACAAAGTTTATTCTACTTATTTCACGGGAATAAAACCCGCGCGTACTACCGTACAATCGGTACTTGCTGAAAACTTAAAGGTTGAGATTGATTGCATTGTAAAAATACCCGCATAA
- a CDS encoding 3-hydroxyacyl-CoA dehydrogenase family protein: protein MDILKTNPAEIEVGVVGIGLMGSSIIVSLLASGHRVKAVAPIPADFADAGNKIKDQLNNCLHVGLLKNSVSYYFNRLEISTNYSCLANCALVMECVIEDIDIKSQVYKKITDVVPATTIIASNTSAIAITILQQLVSVPERFIGVHFAEPAYATRFMEITCGEHTDAKYAEWVFALAHHWGKEPTLLRKDIRGFITNRLMYAVYREIFHLVDSGKTTMEDADKAFRYSVGSWITLMGLFRRMDYTGLEDYAEIFKNLFPKLSNADHVPHIMEKIVEDNGRGIQNLKGLYPYTDKEAKEWERAFEAFNEDIFRLAALYPDNVAEKERILI from the coding sequence ATGGATATACTAAAAACAAATCCTGCAGAAATTGAGGTTGGCGTTGTGGGAATAGGGCTAATGGGGAGCAGTATAATAGTATCTCTGCTGGCCTCGGGGCATCGGGTAAAAGCGGTGGCGCCCATCCCTGCCGATTTTGCCGATGCGGGGAATAAAATTAAAGACCAGCTTAACAATTGCCTGCATGTAGGGTTATTAAAAAATAGTGTTTCCTATTATTTTAACCGGCTTGAAATAAGTACTAACTATAGCTGTTTAGCTAATTGCGCGTTAGTAATGGAATGTGTTATTGAGGACATTGATATTAAAAGCCAGGTGTATAAAAAAATTACAGATGTTGTGCCTGCTACAACAATTATAGCCAGCAATACATCGGCCATAGCCATTACTATTTTACAGCAATTAGTTTCAGTTCCCGAAAGGTTTATAGGTGTCCATTTTGCCGAACCGGCCTATGCTACCCGTTTTATGGAGATTACCTGCGGGGAGCATACAGATGCTAAATATGCCGAATGGGTATTTGCCCTGGCGCATCATTGGGGTAAGGAGCCAACCTTATTAAGAAAAGATATCAGGGGCTTTATTACTAACCGTTTAATGTATGCCGTTTACCGGGAAATATTCCATTTAGTTGATAGCGGGAAAACTACAATGGAAGATGCTGATAAAGCGTTCAGGTATAGCGTTGGTTCATGGATCACGTTAATGGGGTTGTTCAGAAGAATGGATTATACCGGACTTGAAGATTATGCCGAAATATTTAAAAATCTGTTCCCTAAACTATCAAATGCCGACCATGTACCACACATTATGGAAAAAATTGTTGAGGATAATGGCCGGGGCATACAAAACCTGAAAGGCTTATACCCTTATACGGATAAAGAAGCAAAGGAATGGGAGCGCGCTTTTGAAGCATTTAATGAAGATATTTTTCGCTTGGCCGCCTTATATCCTGACAACGTTGCTGAAAAGGAACGCATACTGATTTAA
- a CDS encoding 3-hydroxyacyl-CoA dehydrogenase family protein, producing MKTFIKHTDPVLLIGDGGLIASTAVCLLNASHRVTVCTENTAEFKQLVDRHILAQGKGPVAKNNLITTTELQIPAKCELVIAITHENIQAKQNLLQKLMPLVSKNVIVAINTESIDLQTLQKGFNHPERIIGLNWTEPVHTTFFLEIISSDKDTYAAEEILKVAKLFWAKDPYIVKNDGIRSRLLSAMAREAAYLVDNGYASVDDIDRACRNDAGYYLPFCGNCRYMDLMGTYAYGMVMKELNPDLSKDTKLPVFMEQILKDGGLGMQNNKGFYTYTDAEVDKWKDSMEKFSYEIQSIIEKYPFNYQKETYTD from the coding sequence ATGAAAACATTCATAAAACATACAGATCCGGTTTTGCTGATAGGGGATGGCGGTCTGATAGCAAGTACGGCAGTTTGTTTGCTTAATGCATCGCACAGGGTAACTGTATGCACCGAAAACACAGCGGAGTTTAAGCAACTTGTTGACAGACATATACTTGCTCAGGGGAAAGGCCCGGTTGCAAAAAATAATCTTATTACTACTACCGAATTACAGATACCTGCAAAATGTGAGTTAGTTATTGCCATTACCCATGAAAATATACAGGCAAAACAAAACCTGTTGCAAAAGCTAATGCCGCTTGTTTCAAAAAATGTGATAGTAGCTATTAATACGGAAAGTATCGATCTGCAAACCTTACAAAAAGGGTTTAACCATCCCGAAAGGATAATCGGATTAAATTGGACAGAACCGGTACACACCACTTTTTTCCTGGAAATTATTTCGTCAGACAAGGATACTTATGCGGCTGAGGAAATTTTAAAAGTTGCAAAACTATTTTGGGCCAAAGACCCCTATATTGTTAAGAATGATGGTATCCGCAGCCGGTTATTGAGCGCTATGGCCAGGGAGGCTGCTTATTTGGTTGATAATGGTTATGCATCTGTGGATGATATTGACCGGGCCTGCAGAAATGATGCGGGTTATTATTTACCTTTTTGCGGTAATTGCCGGTATATGGACCTGATGGGTACCTATGCCTACGGAATGGTAATGAAGGAGTTAAACCCCGATCTGTCAAAAGATACCAAATTACCAGTGTTTATGGAGCAAATACTGAAGGATGGCGGCCTTGGTATGCAAAACAACAAAGGTTTTTATACTTATACGGATGCCGAGGTAGATAAGTGGAAAGATTCGATGGAGAAGTTTAGCTACGAAATACAATCCATTATAGAAAAATATCCTTTTAATTATCAAAAGGAAACTTATACAGATTAA
- a CDS encoding neutral/alkaline non-lysosomal ceramidase N-terminal domain-containing protein → MDTKQFLAGAAKVDITPPLGTFINGDFIAHYAQYIHDPLHARALVVQQNGVLAAIVVVDICVMPKDFLDEIKAEIQKQTGIDPRNILISSTHTHAAGSVASVYLGAADLQYMRKLPALIIRSVVLAKQNIRPAKIGWGSVDVPEHVLCRRYKMKEGYVAGNPVSGAADSVKTNPFGGEHLIDYGNGVTDPQVGFLAVKGTDDKWISLIANYSLHYVGDWDNGTISADYFGVFANQIKEKLNVGDDFVGMMSNGTSGNINIWDFLNPERYPKGNFKKSELIGTDIAEKVCLEVQHIQWDNAPSLLVKYSELTIKLRKPDADELQKTKKIVAESNYEQMTINNETLKQLYAREQVLLNDLPDTLQFPVQALKIGNGIIGGLGAEIFAETGLWLKKNSPVKNYFTICLANANAGYVPPEHEFEYGGYETWRGRTSKLVTNAEATIKNELLKLVNEAI, encoded by the coding sequence ATGGATACTAAACAGTTTTTAGCAGGGGCAGCAAAAGTTGATATTACACCACCATTGGGCACCTTCATCAATGGTGATTTTATTGCACACTATGCCCAATACATTCATGACCCGCTGCATGCGCGTGCATTGGTAGTTCAGCAAAACGGCGTGTTAGCTGCCATTGTGGTAGTTGATATTTGTGTAATGCCAAAGGATTTCCTGGACGAAATTAAGGCAGAAATCCAAAAGCAAACGGGTATTGACCCCCGCAATATATTAATATCCAGTACGCACACCCATGCGGCAGGTTCGGTAGCATCGGTTTACCTTGGCGCTGCTGATCTGCAATATATGCGTAAACTGCCGGCATTGATTATCAGGTCGGTAGTACTGGCTAAGCAAAACATCCGCCCGGCAAAAATAGGATGGGGCAGTGTTGATGTACCCGAACATGTGCTTTGCCGCCGTTATAAAATGAAGGAGGGGTACGTTGCCGGTAACCCCGTAAGCGGTGCAGCCGATAGTGTAAAAACCAATCCTTTTGGCGGCGAACATTTGATAGACTATGGTAACGGGGTAACCGACCCGCAGGTAGGCTTTCTGGCTGTAAAAGGGACTGATGATAAATGGATAAGCCTGATAGCCAACTATTCGCTGCACTATGTGGGGGATTGGGACAACGGAACGATATCGGCCGATTATTTTGGTGTATTTGCAAATCAAATAAAGGAGAAGCTTAATGTGGGTGATGATTTTGTGGGGATGATGAGCAATGGCACCAGCGGCAACATCAATATTTGGGACTTTTTAAACCCTGAAAGGTACCCGAAGGGGAATTTCAAAAAAAGCGAACTGATAGGTACGGACATTGCCGAAAAGGTTTGTTTGGAAGTGCAACATATCCAATGGGATAATGCGCCATCACTATTGGTAAAATATAGCGAGCTCACTATAAAACTACGGAAGCCTGATGCCGATGAACTGCAAAAAACCAAAAAGATAGTTGCTGAAAGCAATTACGAGCAAATGACGATAAATAATGAAACGCTTAAACAACTGTATGCCCGCGAGCAGGTGCTGCTTAATGATTTGCCCGATACCTTGCAGTTCCCCGTGCAGGCTTTAAAAATTGGCAATGGCATTATCGGTGGATTAGGTGCAGAAATTTTTGCGGAAACAGGCTTATGGCTAAAAAAGAACTCGCCGGTTAAAAACTATTTCACCATTTGTTTGGCCAACGCCAATGCGGGATATGTACCACCCGAGCATGAATTTGAATATGGCGGGTATGAAACCTGGCGTGGCCGTACCAGCAAGCTGGTAACAAATGCGGAAGCAACAATAAAAAACGAATTATTGAAACTGGTTAATGAAGCTATTTAG
- a CDS encoding fumarylacetoacetate hydrolase family protein has translation MKLFRFGEPGKEQPGVIIGDTKYDVSAFVKDFDEEFFAGNGLDELWELVLNNTATLPLVSDDTRIGPPVKRPGKIICIGLNFRDHAIETNAPIPTEPIVFFKATSAICGPNDNVVIPKNSVKTDWEVELAVVIGKKASYVNESDAHKHIAGYVLHNDYSEREFQLERGGQWVKGKSCDTFAPLGPYLLTPEGVDVDNLKMWLTVNGQIMQNSNTSQLIFKVPFLIHYLSQFMTLHPGDIISTGTPHGVGLGFKPPIYLKPCDVVELGIEGLGSSKQIAVAYKA, from the coding sequence ATGAAGCTATTTAGGTTTGGAGAACCGGGTAAAGAGCAACCTGGTGTTATTATTGGCGATACAAAGTATGATGTATCGGCGTTTGTGAAGGATTTTGATGAGGAGTTTTTTGCCGGTAACGGTTTGGATGAGTTGTGGGAATTAGTATTGAACAACACAGCGACTTTGCCGCTGGTGAGTGATGATACACGCATTGGCCCACCCGTTAAGCGCCCGGGTAAAATTATTTGCATAGGCTTAAATTTCAGGGATCATGCTATTGAAACCAATGCGCCCATACCAACTGAACCTATTGTGTTTTTTAAAGCTACATCGGCCATATGCGGCCCTAATGATAATGTGGTTATCCCTAAAAATAGTGTAAAAACCGATTGGGAGGTAGAGCTGGCTGTAGTCATCGGTAAAAAGGCGTCGTATGTGAACGAAAGCGACGCGCATAAGCATATTGCCGGCTACGTTTTGCATAACGATTATAGCGAACGCGAATTTCAGTTAGAGCGCGGCGGCCAATGGGTTAAAGGCAAAAGCTGCGATACCTTTGCGCCGCTGGGCCCATATCTGTTAACCCCCGAAGGAGTTGACGTAGACAATTTAAAAATGTGGTTAACGGTTAACGGGCAAATTATGCAAAACAGTAATACCAGTCAGTTGATATTTAAAGTCCCGTTTTTGATCCATTATTTAAGTCAGTTTATGACTTTGCACCCGGGAGATATTATCAGCACCGGTACCCCACACGGGGTGGGTTTGGGCTTTAAACCACCAATATATTTAAAACCCTGCGATGTAGTGGAGTTAGGTATCGAAGGGTTAGGGTCATCAAAACAAATTGCTGTAGCATATAAAGCATAA
- a CDS encoding dipeptidase, which produces MQRPFIVDAHLDLAMNALEWNRDLSRPLSEIRQREMFMKDKPDRGKGTVCLPELRKGRIGLVVATQLARYTPPGSALPGWNSPQQAWAMTQAQLCWYREMEKMGEMVQITNLTQLNTHLSLWDNPAIDDEKKPIGYILSLEGADSLVNIDYLHTAYNYGLRALGLSHFGPGRYAPGTKMEGPLTDKGVELLKEMNSLNMILDVTHLTDEGFTQALDLYSGPVWASHHNVRKIVPNQRQLTDEQIKLLIERGAVIGGMLDCWAMDIRFIDTVSDPWQLDIRLENLADHWDHICQIAGNTRHIAIGSDLDGIFGTEQSPWDMNSIADLQKFQDILIKRGYKMQDIENIFSQNWLRFIRQTWA; this is translated from the coding sequence ATGCAAAGGCCTTTTATAGTTGATGCGCACCTGGATTTGGCGATGAATGCCCTGGAATGGAACCGGGACCTGTCACGCCCTTTATCAGAAATAAGGCAGCGCGAAATGTTTATGAAAGACAAACCCGACCGTGGCAAGGGAACGGTTTGTTTGCCCGAATTGCGTAAAGGCCGTATTGGCTTAGTAGTGGCAACGCAATTGGCACGTTATACGCCGCCAGGCAGTGCGTTACCCGGCTGGAACTCGCCGCAACAGGCGTGGGCTATGACACAGGCGCAGCTATGCTGGTACCGCGAGATGGAAAAAATGGGCGAGATGGTACAAATTACCAACCTTACCCAGCTTAATACTCATTTATCCTTGTGGGATAATCCAGCTATTGATGACGAAAAAAAGCCTATTGGTTATATCCTAAGTTTGGAAGGCGCCGATTCGTTAGTTAATATTGATTACCTGCACACCGCCTACAATTATGGTTTACGTGCGTTAGGGCTGTCGCACTTTGGTCCGGGGCGTTATGCACCGGGCACCAAGATGGAAGGCCCTTTAACCGATAAAGGAGTGGAATTATTAAAGGAGATGAATTCCCTTAATATGATACTGGATGTAACCCACCTGACTGACGAAGGGTTTACCCAGGCGCTTGATTTATATAGCGGCCCGGTTTGGGCCAGTCACCATAACGTAAGGAAAATAGTACCTAACCAACGGCAACTAACCGACGAGCAAATTAAATTACTGATTGAACGTGGCGCTGTAATAGGGGGAATGCTTGATTGCTGGGCCATGGATATCCGTTTTATTGATACCGTATCCGACCCATGGCAACTGGACATCCGATTGGAGAACCTGGCCGATCACTGGGACCATATCTGCCAGATTGCCGGCAACACCCGGCACATAGCCATTGGCAGCGACCTGGATGGGATATTCGGGACAGAGCAATCGCCATGGGATATGAATTCGATAGCCGATTTACAGAAGTTTCAGGATATACTTATTAAAAGAGGATATAAGATGCAGGATATTGAAAATATATTCAGCCAAAACTGGCTAAGGTTTATCAGACAGACATGGGCATAA
- a CDS encoding aspartate aminotransferase family protein: MKIKSYDKSARLLERAKQVLAGGVSSEFRKYNHPHALFYTHGNGSRVYDADGNEYLDFTLSQGPLILGHSHPYVLNAINEYSAQGQLFAGQHIREIELAEKINQLVPAAQLMRFCLDGSEAIHTAFRVARAKTGKQKFLRFEGHYHGWLDNVCWGISTPSAEALGSREEPNVYPWSAGLAENTRDEFIVIPWNDAELLKQTVKKHQHELAAIITEPVMCNNGCILPQDGFLQTIRALCDEYNMAFILDEVITGFRLSLGGAQQFFNIQPDLCIFAKAIASGYPISVIAGTRDWMQLIEDAKVIHAGTMNSSNATVAAALATIQVLEKEQPYDRMFKLGKKLMDGIRDAAAQTGHKLLVQGPGPMFNISFTDAEKVTDYRGTLTADKAKLGKFIAAMHNEGIRVIGRGLWYISAAHTDADISLAIAKVHEVLKNM; encoded by the coding sequence ATGAAAATTAAAAGTTATGATAAATCTGCCCGGTTACTTGAGCGGGCGAAACAAGTTTTAGCTGGCGGCGTATCTTCCGAATTCAGGAAGTATAACCACCCGCATGCTTTGTTTTACACCCACGGCAACGGCAGCCGGGTATATGATGCGGATGGTAATGAATATCTTGATTTTACACTTAGCCAGGGGCCTTTAATATTAGGGCACTCGCATCCATATGTACTGAATGCCATAAACGAATATTCGGCACAAGGCCAGCTTTTTGCAGGGCAGCACATCCGTGAAATAGAATTGGCAGAGAAAATCAATCAGCTTGTCCCGGCCGCCCAGCTTATGCGCTTTTGCCTGGATGGCTCGGAAGCTATACACACCGCCTTTAGGGTGGCCAGGGCGAAAACGGGGAAGCAAAAATTCCTGCGTTTCGAGGGCCACTACCATGGCTGGCTGGATAATGTTTGCTGGGGGATATCAACACCATCGGCCGAAGCATTAGGCAGCAGGGAAGAACCAAATGTATATCCGTGGAGTGCCGGACTGGCCGAAAATACACGTGATGAATTTATTGTTATCCCATGGAATGATGCTGAACTTTTAAAACAAACCGTTAAAAAACATCAGCATGAACTGGCTGCTATAATTACTGAACCTGTAATGTGCAACAATGGCTGTATTTTGCCCCAGGACGGTTTTTTACAAACCATACGCGCGTTATGCGATGAATATAATATGGCCTTTATACTGGATGAGGTGATCACCGGGTTCAGGTTAAGCTTAGGCGGTGCCCAGCAATTCTTCAATATCCAGCCCGACCTTTGCATTTTTGCAAAAGCTATTGCCAGCGGTTACCCTATAAGCGTTATAGCCGGTACCCGGGATTGGATGCAGCTAATAGAGGATGCTAAAGTGATACATGCTGGCACCATGAATTCAAGCAATGCCACTGTAGCCGCAGCATTAGCCACCATACAAGTGCTTGAAAAAGAACAGCCTTACGACCGCATGTTTAAACTGGGTAAAAAGCTGATGGACGGAATAAGGGACGCTGCTGCGCAAACAGGGCATAAGCTATTAGTACAGGGCCCGGGCCCTATGTTCAATATTTCGTTCACCGATGCCGAAAAAGTAACTGACTATAGGGGAACGTTAACAGCCGATAAAGCTAAGCTTGGTAAGTTTATTGCCGCAATGCACAACGAAGGTATACGTGTTATTGGCCGCGGGCTGTGGTACATTAGCGCAGCCCATACCGATGCGGATATCAGTTTAGCTATTGCGAAAGTACATGAGGTGTTAAAAAATATGTGA
- a CDS encoding AraC family transcriptional regulator: MKAIEQRLPQDFDKSFVVFRETGKYFPCPWHFHPEFELVLILKSTGRRMVGDHIGYFDEDDLVFMGAGIPHVWINDQQFMNGEAGYPADAIVIHFMDSFLGDKFLSIPEMENFKNILRLSSRGLAYYGETRAKINSLMKDMITMSGLKRLSALFEIFDMLATSTEYEVLASPGYTQVELKASDRFGKVTEYIMRNFDKEITLPEVASIANMAVTTFCNFFKDHFRVTFVEYLNTVRVGYACKLLADDNYNIVEIAYESGFKNLANFNRQFKRLKNMTPTEFRKTIGA, encoded by the coding sequence ATGAAGGCAATAGAACAAAGGCTACCACAGGATTTTGATAAATCGTTTGTCGTGTTTCGCGAAACCGGCAAGTATTTTCCGTGCCCATGGCATTTCCATCCTGAGTTTGAACTTGTATTGATCTTAAAGTCGACCGGACGGCGTATGGTGGGCGACCATATTGGCTATTTTGATGAAGATGACCTGGTATTTATGGGCGCAGGCATACCGCATGTATGGATAAATGATCAGCAATTTATGAATGGCGAGGCCGGTTACCCTGCCGATGCTATTGTGATCCATTTTATGGATAGTTTTTTAGGCGATAAGTTTTTAAGTATCCCCGAAATGGAAAACTTTAAAAATATACTCAGGCTGTCATCACGGGGCTTAGCTTATTATGGCGAAACAAGGGCGAAAATAAATAGCCTGATGAAAGATATGATAACCATGAGCGGCTTAAAACGCTTATCGGCCTTGTTTGAAATTTTTGATATGTTGGCCACCTCTACAGAGTATGAAGTACTGGCCAGCCCCGGCTATACGCAAGTAGAATTAAAAGCATCGGACCGCTTTGGTAAAGTCACCGAGTATATTATGCGTAATTTTGATAAGGAAATTACCCTTCCCGAAGTAGCATCTATAGCTAATATGGCTGTAACTACATTTTGTAACTTCTTTAAAGACCATTTCAGGGTAACTTTTGTTGAATATCTAAACACCGTAAGGGTGGGTTATGCCTGTAAATTACTGGCCGATGATAATTATAACATAGTAGAAATAGCCTACGAAAGCGGCTTTAAAAATTTAGCTAATTTTAACAGGCAGTTTAAACGCCTTAAAAACATGACACCCACCGAGTTCCGGAAGACAATTGGTGCGTAA
- a CDS encoding D-TA family PLP-dependent enzyme, whose protein sequence is MTDTTNWYEFQNTDDLDTPSLLIYPERVISNIQLIKQMIGDVSLLRPHVKTNKSVNVSRLMIDAGINKFKCATIAEAEMLGQAGAVDVLLAYQPGKVKLERLIKLTAAYPRTNYACLVDNITSADMISATALQHKVVMAVYIDLNTGMNRTGIIPAKALELFKHLIRLPGIKFMGLHAYDGHINDVDPAERERICEAEFAPVEKLREAIQALGYPFPLLVAGGSPTFPVHAKRVHTECSPGTFIFWDKNYHDHIAEQGFVFGAIVLTRVISLPDETKICIDLGYKAITCEGDLQHRVYFLNAPHLTPYSHSEEHMVIEAGKDHGYNIGDKLFALPLHICPTVAMYNDACIIEKGVYKDKWAITARGRELSI, encoded by the coding sequence ATGACAGATACAACCAACTGGTACGAGTTCCAAAATACGGATGACCTGGACACACCCTCGTTGCTTATCTATCCGGAAAGAGTGATCAGTAATATCCAGCTCATCAAGCAAATGATTGGTGATGTAAGCTTATTGCGGCCGCACGTTAAAACCAATAAATCGGTTAATGTAAGCCGGTTAATGATAGATGCCGGTATCAATAAATTTAAATGCGCCACCATCGCCGAGGCCGAAATGCTTGGACAAGCCGGCGCTGTTGATGTTTTGCTGGCTTATCAGCCCGGTAAAGTAAAATTAGAAAGGCTAATAAAACTGACGGCTGCCTATCCAAGAACCAACTACGCGTGTTTGGTTGATAACATAACATCGGCTGATATGATATCGGCAACGGCTTTACAGCACAAGGTGGTTATGGCGGTTTATATCGACCTGAACACAGGAATGAACCGCACAGGTATTATTCCTGCAAAAGCATTAGAGCTGTTTAAACATCTTATCCGGTTGCCCGGTATAAAATTTATGGGTTTGCATGCTTATGACGGCCATATAAATGATGTAGACCCGGCCGAACGCGAACGCATTTGCGAAGCAGAATTTGCCCCGGTTGAAAAACTGCGTGAGGCTATACAGGCGCTGGGTTATCCTTTCCCGCTGCTGGTGGCTGGCGGTTCGCCAACATTTCCTGTTCACGCTAAACGTGTACATACCGAATGCAGCCCCGGCACATTCATTTTTTGGGATAAGAATTATCACGACCATATTGCAGAGCAGGGTTTTGTTTTTGGCGCCATAGTGCTTACGCGTGTAATATCGCTGCCCGATGAAACAAAAATATGTATCGACCTTGGCTATAAGGCCATCACCTGCGAAGGCGACCTACAGCACAGGGTTTACTTCCTGAACGCGCCGCATTTAACGCCATATAGTCATAGCGAAGAACATATGGTAATAGAGGCGGGTAAAGACCACGGATATAACATAGGCGATAAGCTTTTTGCATTGCCTTTGCATATTTGTCCAACCGTGGCTATGTACAATGATGCCTGTATAATTGAAAAGGGTGTGTATAAAGATAAATGGGCTATTACGGCCCGTGGCCGCGAATTAAGTATTTAG